CATGGTGGAAAGCATCTTCGCCATGGCCAAGCTGTCGGTGGAGGTCATGGTCCTGCTGTTCGGCACCCTGACCCTGTGGCTGGGTTTTCTGCGCATCGCCGAGAAGGCTGGAATCGTCGAGTGGCTGGCCAAGGTCCTGGGGCCGCTGTTCAAGCGCCTGATGCCGGAAGTGCCGCCGGGGCACCCGGCCCTGGGCCTGATCACCCTGAACTTCGCCGCCAACGGCCTGGGCCTGGACAACGCCGCCACGCCCATCGGCCTCAAGGCCATGCGCGCCCTGCAGGAACTCAACCCCAGCGCCACCACTGCCAGCAATGCGCAGATCCTGTTCCTGGTGCTCAACGCCTCGTCCCTGACCCTGCTGCCGGTGACCATCTTCATGTACCGCGCCCAGCAAGGCGCGGCGGACCCGACCCTGGTGTTCCTGCCGATTCTCCTGGCCACCAGCGCCTCGACCCTGGTGGGCCTGCTGTCGGTCGCGGTGATGCAGCGCCTGCGCCTGTGGGACCCGGTGGTACTGGCCTACCTGATTCCCGGGGCCCTGGCCCTGGGCGCCTTCATGGCCTTGCTGGCCACCCTGTCGGCCACGGCCCTGGCGTCCCTGTCGTCGATTCTCGGCAACCTCACGCTGTTTGGGCTGATCATGCTGTTCCTGGTGGTCGGCGCGCTGCGCAAGGTCAAGGTCTACGAGGCCTTTGTCGAGGGCGCCAAGGAGGGTTTCGACGTCGCCAAGAGCCTCTTGCCATACCTGGTCGCGATGCTCTGCGCCATCGGCGTGCTGCGGGCGTCCGGGGCCCTGGATTTCGGCCTCGACGGCATTCGTCATCTGGTGGAGTGGGCCGGTTGGGACACACGTTTCGTCGACGCCTTGCCCACTGCCCTGGTCAAGCCGTTCTCGGGCAGTGCGGCACGGGCCATGCTCATCGAGACCATGCAGACCCAGGGCGTGGACAGCTTCCCGGCCCTGGTGGCGGCCACCATCCAGGGCAGTACCGAAACCACCTTCTATGTGCTGGCGGTGTACTTCGGCGCGGTAGGCATCCAGCGGGTGCGGCACGCCGTGGGCTGTGCCTTGCTGGCGGAATTCGCCGGTGTGGTGGCGGCGATTGCGGTTTGCTACTGGTTCTTTGGATGAGTTGAGCGAGCCTTCGCCGGCAAGCTGGCTCCTACTCCCTCTGTAGGAGCCGGCTTGCCGGCGAAAGGGCTCTCAATGTTTCAGCGCCCGATTGCCCTGCCCCACTGCCCAATCCACCACTTGCCGGGTCAGCGCATCGCCGGCCTGGCCAAATCCTGTGACCACCGCCGGCACCCCGGTTTCAGCCAGCGCTTGGCGCACTTCGAAGCGCCGGCTGGCGAGGATCTTCTGGTCGTAGCCACGAATCAGCCGCGCATCCAGGCGGATCACCACCTGGGCGGCGTTGCCCTGGTATTCGGTCTGGAAGGCTTGCAGGTCGCCGCCCAGTGCCAGGTCGGTCTGCAGGTTGCTGTCATCGGTGCTCAACAGCTGGACCCGGCCATCGCGCTGGAAGCCGTCCAGCAGGCGGTTGCGCAGCAGGATCGGTGCCGGGTCGCTCCAGCGCGAAGCCTTGTAGCTGCTGATCAGGTTGCCCTGGGGAATCACCGCGATCCGTGCGCTGTTCAGCGCATCCCCGGCCTGGGGCTTGAGCAACTGCAAGGACCACGGCAGGGCCTGGTTCGGCGCCGTGGCGCCGGCCTGGCTTACCGGCAGCCGATAGATGTCCAGCGGCTCGCCCTTGGGCAGTATCGAGCAGGCCCCGGTCAGGGCCAGGGCGGCGCTCAGGCCCAGGGGGGCAAGCAGGCGATAGGCACGCTTCATGGCGTGAACTCCTTGTTCTTCTCGTTACCCAGCAGGTAACCGCCGGGGTTGGCTTCCAGGCGCCGGGTGATGGCCCGCAGCGAGCTCAGGGTCTCGCGCAGCTCGCGGACGGCTGGCGCCAGGCCGTTGAGGCCCTGCATGCCGTTGTTCAGCGAGTCCTGGTTGTCGCTCAGCAGTTTGTTCAGGGTGGCGCTGCTTTGCTCCAGGGAGCGCATGGCGTGCTCGGCGCTGCCGAACATCTGCTTGCCCTGGTCGTTGAGCAGGCCATTGGCATTGCGCATCAGCGCGGTGGTCTGTTCCAGCATGGCGCCGGTCTGCTTGCTGATGGAGCCCAGTTGCTGCATCAGCTGGCGCAGGTCGTCGCGCTGCTCGGCGATGCTGGCGGAGGTCTTCTGCAGGTTGTCCAGGGTGCTGCTGACCCGGGCCACGTTGTCCGGGGAGAACATGCGGTTGGCGTTGTGCAGCAGCAGGTTGACCCCGGTCATCAGGTCGTTGCTGTTGTTCAGCAGGCGGGCGATTGGCGACGGTGAGGCGATGATGGTGGGCAGTTCGCCGTCCTTGCCCTTGAGGGTCGGGCTTTGCGGCGTGCCGCCGCTGAGCTGGATGATCGAGGTGCCGGTGATGCCGGTCAGGGCCAGCTTGGCCTGGGTGTCCTCCTTGATCGGCGTCTCGCTGCCCAGGCGGATCTGTGCCAGCACCCGGCGCGGGTCCTTGGGGTCCAGGCGCAGGTTGACCACATCACCGACCTTGATCCCGCTGTATTGCACGGAGCTGCCCTTGGACAGGCCACTGACCGCCTCGTTGAAGACGATCTGGTAGTCCTGGAAGGCGCTGTCGACGCTGGACTTGGCCAGCCACAGGCCGAACAGCAAGGCGCCGGCCACCACGATCACGGTGAACAGGCCGATCAGTACATGATGGGCTCGGGTTTCCATGTCATCCCTCGTTGGTCTGTGTAGCGGCCTGGTAGGCCGCGCGGCCGCGAGGGCCATGGAAGTATTGGTGAATCCATTCGTCGTCGGTCTCGGCGACGATATCGATGGCATCCGCCACCAGTACCTTTTTCTGCGCCAGCACCGCCACACGGTCGGTGATGGTGTAGAGGGTGTCCAGGTCGTGGGTGACCAGGAACACACTGAGCCCCAGGGCATCGCGCAGGGTCAGGATCAACTGGTCAAAGGCGGCGGCGCCCACCGGGTCGAGGCCGGCGGTGGGTTCGTCGAGAAACAGGATGTCCGGGTCCAGGGCCAGCGCCCGGGCCAGGGCAGCGCGCTTGATCATCCCGCCAGAGAGCGAGGCCGGGTACTTGTCGGCCGCCGACAGCGGCAGGCCGGCCAGGGCCAGCTTGACCGCCGCCAGGTGTTCGGCATCGGCACGGGACAGGCCGGCATGCTCGATCAATGGCAGGGCGACGTTCTCGGTCACGGTCAGCGAGGTGAACAGCGCGCCCTTCTGGAACAGTACGCCGAAGCGTCGTTCGATCAGCGAACGTTGCTGTTCCGGCAGGCTTGGCAGGTCCTGGCCGAATACCCGCACCGAGCCTTCGCTGGGCTGGCGCAGGCCGACGATGCTGCGCAGCAGTACCGACTTGCCGCTGCCCGAGCCGCCGACCACGCCGAGGATCTCGCCCTGGTACACATCCAGGTCGAGGTTCTCGTGCACGCTCTGCTTGCCGAAGCGGTTGCACAGGCCACGGACCTCGATCACTGCCTTCGCCGGCGCGCGTGGCGGCCGGCTCACCAGCCCATCTCCATGAAGAACAGCGCGGCCACGGCATCGATGACGATCACCACGAAGATCGACTGGACCACGCTGGAGGTGGTGTGGGCGCCCACCGACTCGGCGCTGCCGCTGACCTTGAAGCCTTCCAGGCAGCCGATGGCGGCGATCAGGAAGGCGAAGATCGGCGCTTTCACCAGGCCCAGCAGGAAGTGCTTCACGCCGATATCCGAATGCAGCAGCGAGAGGAACATCGCCGGGGAGATATCCAGGGACAGGGCGCAGACCACCGCGCCACCGACTATCCCCGAAAGCATCGCCAGGAACGTCAGCATCGGCAGCGACACCAGCAGGGCCAGGACCCGAGGCAGCACCAGCAGTTCTACCGGGTCCAGGCCCAGGGTGCGGATGGCGTCGATCTCTTCATTGGCCTTCATCGAGCCGATCTGCGCGGTGAAGGCGCT
The DNA window shown above is from Pseudomonas protegens CHA0 and carries:
- a CDS encoding ABC-type transport auxiliary lipoprotein family protein, which gives rise to MKRAYRLLAPLGLSAALALTGACSILPKGEPLDIYRLPVSQAGATAPNQALPWSLQLLKPQAGDALNSARIAVIPQGNLISSYKASRWSDPAPILLRNRLLDGFQRDGRVQLLSTDDSNLQTDLALGGDLQAFQTEYQGNAAQVVIRLDARLIRGYDQKILASRRFEVRQALAETGVPAVVTGFGQAGDALTRQVVDWAVGQGNRALKH
- a CDS encoding MlaD family protein, yielding METRAHHVLIGLFTVIVVAGALLFGLWLAKSSVDSAFQDYQIVFNEAVSGLSKGSSVQYSGIKVGDVVNLRLDPKDPRRVLAQIRLGSETPIKEDTQAKLALTGITGTSIIQLSGGTPQSPTLKGKDGELPTIIASPSPIARLLNNSNDLMTGVNLLLHNANRMFSPDNVARVSSTLDNLQKTSASIAEQRDDLRQLMQQLGSISKQTGAMLEQTTALMRNANGLLNDQGKQMFGSAEHAMRSLEQSSATLNKLLSDNQDSLNNGMQGLNGLAPAVRELRETLSSLRAITRRLEANPGGYLLGNEKNKEFTP
- a CDS encoding ABC transporter ATP-binding protein — protein: MSRPPRAPAKAVIEVRGLCNRFGKQSVHENLDLDVYQGEILGVVGGSGSGKSVLLRSIVGLRQPSEGSVRVFGQDLPSLPEQQRSLIERRFGVLFQKGALFTSLTVTENVALPLIEHAGLSRADAEHLAAVKLALAGLPLSAADKYPASLSGGMIKRAALARALALDPDILFLDEPTAGLDPVGAAAFDQLILTLRDALGLSVFLVTHDLDTLYTITDRVAVLAQKKVLVADAIDIVAETDDEWIHQYFHGPRGRAAYQAATQTNEG
- a CDS encoding nucleoside recognition domain-containing protein codes for the protein MLNGLWLGFFIVATVSALAQWLVGGNAGIFAAMVESIFAMAKLSVEVMVLLFGTLTLWLGFLRIAEKAGIVEWLAKVLGPLFKRLMPEVPPGHPALGLITLNFAANGLGLDNAATPIGLKAMRALQELNPSATTASNAQILFLVLNASSLTLLPVTIFMYRAQQGAADPTLVFLPILLATSASTLVGLLSVAVMQRLRLWDPVVLAYLIPGALALGAFMALLATLSATALASLSSILGNLTLFGLIMLFLVVGALRKVKVYEAFVEGAKEGFDVAKSLLPYLVAMLCAIGVLRASGALDFGLDGIRHLVEWAGWDTRFVDALPTALVKPFSGSAARAMLIETMQTQGVDSFPALVAATIQGSTETTFYVLAVYFGAVGIQRVRHAVGCALLAEFAGVVAAIAVCYWFFG